A single window of Planctomycetia bacterium DNA harbors:
- a CDS encoding GTP cyclohydrolase 1 type 2, whose translation MPTLAEVTDELERLAPLRLAADWDTVGLLIGGRRARIERVMTCLTLTERVAGEAVAERADLVVVHHPLPFRPLGRITTATGAGRVLLALIESGVSLWSPHTAWDSAAGGINDQLAAILDLERVVPLEPAADLPLAGFGRAGTAARGTSVADLARRAAARLGARGVQIAGDETRPAGRVGIICGSGGDGIEQVRRAGCDTLLTGEIRLHHAVEAEAAGLAVIAVGHHASESFSLPVLARRLAAAVPGLTCWASRQERDPLAWLGG comes from the coding sequence ATGCCCACGCTCGCCGAGGTGACTGACGAACTCGAAAGGCTCGCGCCGCTGCGGCTGGCCGCCGACTGGGACACGGTCGGCCTGCTGATCGGCGGCCGCCGTGCGCGAATCGAGCGGGTGATGACCTGCCTGACGCTGACGGAGCGGGTCGCCGGCGAGGCGGTCGCCGAGCGGGCCGATCTCGTCGTCGTCCACCATCCCCTGCCGTTCCGGCCGCTCGGCCGGATCACGACCGCCACGGGCGCGGGCCGCGTCCTGCTCGCGCTGATCGAGTCGGGGGTTTCGCTGTGGAGCCCGCACACGGCCTGGGATTCGGCGGCCGGCGGCATCAACGATCAACTCGCCGCAATCCTCGACCTCGAACGCGTCGTGCCGCTCGAGCCGGCGGCCGACCTGCCGCTGGCGGGCTTCGGCCGGGCGGGCACGGCGGCCCGCGGCACGAGCGTCGCGGATCTGGCCCGCCGCGCGGCCGCCCGCCTCGGCGCCCGTGGGGTGCAGATCGCCGGCGACGAGACGCGGCCTGCGGGCCGCGTCGGCATCATCTGCGGCAGCGGCGGCGACGGCATCGAGCAGGTCCGCAGGGCCGGCTGCGACACGCTTCTCACCGGGGAGATCCGGCTCCACCATGCCGTCGAGGCGGAGGCAGCCGGCCTGGCGGTGATCGCGGTCGGCCATCATGCCAGCGAATCGTTTTCGCTCCCCGTGCTCGCCCGGCGGCTGGCGGCGGCGGTTCCGGGGCTCACCTGTTGGGCGAGCCGGCAGGAACGCGACCCCCTCGCCTGGCTCGGTGGCTGA
- a CDS encoding Ta11 non-LTR retroelement: MRPSRMHTRLRPPPAAPRGFTLVELLVVIAIIAVLMALTIPAVQSVRESGRRMNCGSNLRQFGIAILNYEAARRHFPPTEAPVIRTNKQGTGWSLHARLLPYVEQATIADRFDFKQPAFSGNFSTQTPNPAFAPLFAMPIPILLCPSDPAPVVNSSNGFNYAGNNYMVSFGSATVPVAGRFYWNFATPTDGIVHEESRVRAAQVTDGLGNTIIASEAVRSVPAGSADTVTFPAGAPPSFPYQYLFNGSARWTNGQTAITFSGNANPTTADIDAFVAGWSAVGTSWRHAGSPSMRGRGLSWAATTAGNSLTNGFLTPNSRIPDIAIHWSGFFGPKSFHHGVAQVLFGDGRVVPLSESIDKTVHRGLHSINGGEPVTGDW, from the coding sequence ATGCGCCCGTCCCGAATGCATACCCGCTTGCGTCCCCCCCCCGCCGCCCCGCGCGGCTTCACGCTCGTCGAGCTGCTCGTCGTGATCGCGATCATCGCCGTGCTCATGGCGCTGACGATCCCCGCCGTGCAGTCGGTCCGCGAGAGCGGCCGACGGATGAACTGCGGCAGCAATCTCAGGCAGTTCGGCATCGCGATCCTCAACTACGAGGCCGCCCGCAGACACTTTCCACCCACCGAGGCGCCGGTGATCCGCACCAACAAGCAGGGCACGGGCTGGTCGCTGCACGCCCGGCTCCTGCCCTACGTCGAGCAGGCGACGATCGCCGACCGCTTCGACTTCAAGCAGCCGGCCTTCAGCGGCAACTTTTCAACACAGACGCCGAACCCGGCATTCGCGCCGCTGTTCGCCATGCCGATCCCGATCCTGCTCTGCCCGAGCGATCCGGCGCCGGTGGTCAACTCGTCGAACGGCTTCAACTACGCCGGCAACAACTACATGGTCAGCTTCGGCAGCGCCACCGTGCCGGTCGCAGGCCGCTTCTACTGGAACTTCGCCACGCCCACCGACGGCATCGTCCACGAGGAATCGCGGGTCCGCGCCGCCCAGGTGACCGACGGCCTCGGCAACACGATCATCGCCAGCGAGGCGGTCCGCAGCGTCCCTGCCGGCAGCGCCGACACGGTGACGTTTCCGGCCGGCGCGCCGCCGTCGTTCCCCTACCAGTACCTGTTCAACGGCTCGGCCCGCTGGACCAACGGCCAGACGGCGATCACCTTCAGCGGCAACGCCAACCCGACAACGGCCGACATCGACGCCTTCGTGGCGGGCTGGTCGGCGGTCGGCACCTCGTGGCGGCATGCCGGCAGCCCGTCGATGCGCGGCCGCGGGCTCTCCTGGGCGGCGACGACGGCGGGCAACAGCCTCACCAACGGGTTCCTCACGCCCAACAGCCGGATCCCCGACATCGCCATCCACTGGTCCGGCTTCTTCGGGCCGAAGAGCTTCCACCACGGCGTGGCCCAGGTGCTGTTCGGCGACGGCCGCGTCGTGCCCCTCTCCGAGTCGATCGACAAGACCGTCCATCGCGGCCTGCACAGCATCAACGGCGGCGAGCCCGTGACGGGCGATTGGTGA
- a CDS encoding cobalt ABC transporter substrate-binding protein: protein MSRPVPLLAALLATLAVAAAARGHDTWVQTATLVARPDDVVHVDLALGNHGNDHRDFKLAGKLAALDEATFGVRTPGGRTIDLTAAAVDLGYAPKEGYWSARFVAAEEGLHGIVHTLDRVHGPKRTLKSAKAYFLVARSPAAAAGVPETFAEPLGHPLELVLETHPVLRAGPGRAIKVRLLLRGKPLADERVSFIPRGAELAEDFDPRFERRTDAEGRCSYTPREGNYLLVVAHRTAADERGPDFDRTAYSATLVLNVPQRCVCCDAGEE from the coding sequence ATGTCCAGACCGGTTCCCCTGCTCGCCGCGCTGCTCGCGACGCTGGCCGTGGCCGCGGCCGCCCGCGGCCACGACACCTGGGTGCAGACGGCGACGCTCGTCGCCCGCCCCGATGACGTCGTGCACGTCGACCTTGCCCTCGGCAACCACGGCAACGACCACCGCGACTTCAAGCTGGCCGGCAAACTGGCGGCGCTCGATGAGGCGACGTTCGGCGTGCGCACCCCGGGCGGCCGGACGATCGATCTCACGGCCGCTGCCGTCGATCTCGGCTACGCGCCCAAGGAGGGCTACTGGTCGGCTCGGTTCGTCGCCGCCGAGGAGGGGCTGCACGGCATCGTCCACACGCTCGACCGGGTGCACGGCCCGAAGCGCACGCTGAAGAGCGCCAAGGCGTACTTCCTCGTCGCCCGCTCCCCCGCCGCCGCGGCCGGCGTTCCGGAAACCTTCGCCGAGCCGCTCGGCCACCCGCTGGAACTGGTGCTCGAGACGCACCCCGTGCTCCGGGCCGGGCCGGGCCGGGCGATCAAGGTCCGGCTGTTGCTGCGCGGCAAGCCGCTGGCCGACGAGCGGGTGTCGTTCATCCCGCGGGGCGCGGAGCTGGCCGAGGACTTCGATCCGCGGTTCGAGCGCCGCACCGATGCCGAGGGGCGGTGCAGCTACACGCCCCGTGAGGGGAACTACCTGCTCGTCGTCGCCCACCGCACGGCGGCCGATGAGCGCGGTCCCGACTTCGACCGGACCGCCTACAGCGCCACGCTCGTCCTCAACGTGCCGCAGCGCTGCGTCTGCTGCGACGCGGGGGAGGAATGA
- a CDS encoding ribosomal RNA small subunit methyltransferase E produces the protein MSERFFVAAPPDAGRAEACGDEARHLARVLRAKVGDEVRLFAGDGREWPGRIVRIGRDTIEFATGAAIPDPPRTGPALTLAVALPKGERQKWLVEKLTELGVERLVPLETSRGVAEATAAARARLERTVIEACKQCGRNRLLDIAPPCSVADLCAATAAGTAILLTDPQAAPLDAAVLPRGAEVIGLVGPEGGFTAEEIAAADCAGARRIALGPHVLRVETAAVALAARFA, from the coding sequence ATGAGCGAACGCTTCTTCGTGGCCGCACCTCCCGACGCCGGGCGGGCCGAAGCGTGCGGGGACGAGGCTCGCCATCTGGCCCGCGTCCTCCGCGCCAAGGTCGGCGACGAGGTCCGGCTGTTCGCCGGGGATGGCCGCGAGTGGCCGGGCCGGATCGTGCGTATCGGCCGGGACACGATCGAGTTCGCGACCGGCGCGGCGATTCCCGATCCGCCGCGAACCGGCCCGGCACTGACGCTCGCCGTGGCGCTGCCGAAGGGCGAGCGGCAGAAGTGGCTCGTGGAAAAACTCACCGAGCTCGGGGTCGAGCGGCTCGTGCCCCTGGAGACGAGCCGCGGTGTGGCCGAGGCGACCGCCGCCGCGCGGGCCCGTCTGGAGCGGACCGTGATCGAGGCCTGCAAACAGTGCGGCCGCAACCGGCTCCTCGACATCGCTCCCCCCTGCTCTGTCGCCGACCTGTGCGCCGCGACGGCGGCGGGAACCGCCATCCTGCTCACCGATCCGCAGGCCGCGCCGCTCGACGCCGCCGTGCTGCCACGCGGCGCTGAGGTTATCGGCCTTGTCGGCCCCGAGGGGGGCTTCACGGCCGAGGAGATCGCCGCCGCCGACTGCGCCGGCGCCCGCCGGATCGCCCTCGGGCCGCACGTGCTCCGGGTCGAAACCGCGGCGGTCGCGCTGGCGGCGCGATTCGCCTGA
- the rlmN gene encoding putative dual-specificity RNA methyltransferase RlmN, translating into MDERPPETAADAPTGAAGVPGHILDPGTGLDDWLRDHGQPAWRGTTIRRWLFGRRAGSFAAMTDLPRDLRAGLEADFRIWTTAIAAHDKADDGTEKLLLALADGQRIECVLLRDGVRRTVCISSQVGCAMGCVFCASGIDGVIRNLTSGEILEQLLRLVALLPDAERISHIVVMGMGEPLANLDRVLPALAVAQHPDGLGISQRRITISTVGLPRGIDRLTAENPGYHLAVSLHAADDDTRTRLVPVNKAIGLDEIMAAADRYWEASGRRLTFEYVLLGQVNDSTEHARRLVRLLGGRAALVNVIPYNTVTGMPWREPSRESRDRFLDLLRAAGVNAQIRRRKGARINAACGQLRRLDLAGRAAATTPDDQANQPSSSTTASTAPSMPPSQTIQ; encoded by the coding sequence ATGGACGAACGCCCACCCGAAACGGCCGCCGACGCCCCGACGGGAGCCGCGGGGGTGCCGGGACACATCCTCGACCCCGGCACCGGCCTCGACGACTGGCTCCGGGACCATGGTCAGCCCGCCTGGCGGGGAACCACGATTCGGCGCTGGCTCTTCGGCCGCCGGGCCGGCTCCTTCGCCGCCATGACCGACCTGCCCCGCGACCTGCGGGCTGGCCTGGAGGCGGATTTCCGGATCTGGACGACGGCGATCGCGGCCCATGACAAGGCCGACGACGGCACCGAGAAGCTGCTCCTGGCGCTGGCCGATGGCCAGCGGATCGAGTGCGTCCTGCTCCGCGACGGCGTTCGGCGGACCGTGTGCATCAGCTCGCAGGTCGGCTGTGCGATGGGCTGCGTGTTCTGTGCCAGCGGCATCGACGGAGTGATCCGCAACCTGACCAGCGGCGAAATCCTCGAACAGTTGCTCCGGCTCGTGGCCCTTCTGCCGGATGCGGAGCGGATCAGCCATATCGTGGTCATGGGCATGGGGGAGCCGCTGGCCAACCTCGATCGCGTCCTGCCGGCCCTGGCCGTAGCCCAGCATCCCGACGGCCTGGGGATCTCGCAGCGGCGGATCACGATCTCGACCGTCGGCCTGCCGCGCGGCATCGACCGGCTGACGGCCGAGAACCCCGGCTACCACCTCGCCGTCTCGCTCCATGCCGCCGACGACGACACCCGCACCCGGCTCGTGCCGGTGAACAAGGCGATCGGCCTCGACGAGATCATGGCCGCTGCCGACCGCTACTGGGAGGCATCGGGCCGGCGGCTGACGTTCGAGTACGTCCTCCTCGGCCAGGTCAACGACTCGACCGAGCATGCGCGGCGGCTCGTCCGGCTGCTCGGCGGCCGGGCGGCCCTCGTCAACGTGATCCCCTACAACACGGTCACCGGCATGCCGTGGCGGGAGCCGTCACGGGAGAGCCGCGACCGGTTTCTCGACCTCCTCCGCGCGGCCGGCGTGAATGCCCAGATCCGCCGGCGGAAAGGGGCGCGGATCAACGCCGCATGCGGGCAGCTGCGCCGGCTCGATCTGGCCGGCCGCGCCGCGGCCACCACGCCGGACGATCAGGCGAACCAGCCGAGCAGCAGCACGACGGCGAGCACCGCGCCGAGCATGCCCCCCAGCCAGACCATCCAGTGA
- the ispE gene encoding 4-diphosphocytidyl-2-C-methyl-D-erythritol kinase, whose amino-acid sequence MSRIVRMAMRPDRASADAGVAIRAAAKLNLSLAVLARRSDGFHDIESLMVPVDLHDIVCVRPARTPGIHLSVRFGGQLAGPRGAALARDVPMDDSNLVVHAVRLLAAEAGIDPSLDIELVKAIPSGAGLGGGSSDAAAVLRAAATAWGIDWPAERLATIGAAIGSDVPWFFAGGPAIARGRGERVEPVPALVPLAAVIACPAVGLSTAAVYGRCTPDAGQRGMALRLAGALAAGGLASALPFMHNALEEPARRLCPDVDLLLAALARAGAVAPRLTGSGSACFALTRTVAEARGLAARVAAKGAAAGGRWPAVFVVRLAQPGRPVAVAV is encoded by the coding sequence GTGTCACGTATCGTGCGCATGGCCATGCGACCCGATCGAGCGTCCGCCGACGCGGGCGTCGCGATCCGTGCCGCGGCCAAGTTGAACCTCTCGCTCGCTGTCCTGGCGCGGCGGTCGGACGGATTTCACGACATCGAGTCGCTGATGGTGCCGGTGGACCTGCACGACATCGTGTGCGTGCGTCCGGCGCGGACCCCGGGGATTCACCTGTCCGTCCGCTTCGGCGGCCAGCTCGCCGGGCCGCGCGGAGCGGCGCTGGCCCGCGATGTGCCGATGGACGACTCCAACCTCGTCGTCCACGCCGTCCGCCTGCTCGCCGCCGAGGCGGGCATTGATCCCAGCCTCGACATCGAACTCGTCAAGGCAATCCCGTCGGGGGCCGGACTCGGCGGCGGATCGAGCGACGCCGCCGCCGTGCTCCGTGCGGCCGCGACGGCGTGGGGCATCGACTGGCCGGCGGAGCGGCTGGCGACGATCGGCGCGGCCATCGGCAGCGACGTGCCCTGGTTCTTCGCCGGCGGGCCGGCGATCGCCCGCGGCCGCGGCGAGCGGGTCGAGCCGGTGCCGGCGCTCGTGCCGCTGGCGGCGGTGATCGCCTGTCCTGCCGTCGGCCTCTCGACGGCGGCCGTCTACGGCCGCTGCACGCCCGATGCCGGCCAGCGCGGCATGGCGCTGCGGCTGGCCGGCGCTCTGGCCGCCGGCGGACTCGCGTCCGCGCTGCCGTTCATGCACAACGCGCTGGAGGAGCCGGCACGGCGGCTGTGCCCCGACGTCGACCTGCTGCTCGCGGCCCTGGCCCGTGCCGGCGCCGTGGCGCCGCGGCTCACCGGCAGTGGCAGCGCCTGCTTCGCATTGACGCGGACGGTGGCGGAGGCCCGTGGCCTGGCGGCCCGCGTGGCAGCGAAAGGTGCCGCCGCCGGGGGCCGCTGGCCGGCGGTGTTCGTGGTACGGCTCGCGCAGCCGGGCCGGCCGGTTGCGGTCGCGGTGTAG
- the ilvE gene encoding branched chain amino acid aminotransferase — MARKIFMNDRIVPEDEARVSVFDHGLLYGDGVFEGLRSYAGRVFRLDAHLDRLFASARAICLQIPLSKEAVAQAVVDTLAANGLADGYVRLVVTRGAGSLGLDPNRTSNPQVIVIADTISLYPREFYEKGLRIVTAATQRTQSAALSPRIKSLNYLNNIMAKLEGLQAGCVEALMLNHKGEVAECTGDNIFVVRGGRLLTPPPDAGILEGITRGAVMDLAHAAGIDCRETTLVRHDLYTADECFLTGTAAEVIPVVDIDGRPIGTGTPGPVTARLTRDFHALVRA, encoded by the coding sequence ATGGCACGCAAGATCTTCATGAACGACCGGATCGTCCCCGAGGACGAGGCCCGGGTGAGCGTTTTCGACCACGGCCTGCTCTACGGCGACGGTGTTTTCGAGGGGCTGCGGTCCTACGCCGGCCGGGTGTTCCGCCTCGACGCCCACCTTGATCGGCTGTTCGCCAGCGCCCGGGCGATCTGCCTGCAGATCCCCCTCTCCAAGGAGGCGGTCGCCCAGGCCGTCGTCGATACACTCGCTGCCAACGGCCTCGCCGACGGCTACGTCCGCCTCGTCGTCACCCGCGGCGCCGGCTCGCTCGGCCTCGATCCCAACCGGACGAGCAACCCGCAGGTGATCGTGATCGCCGACACGATCAGCCTCTATCCGCGCGAGTTCTACGAGAAGGGGCTGCGGATCGTGACGGCGGCGACGCAGCGGACGCAGTCGGCGGCGCTGTCACCGCGGATCAAGTCGCTCAACTACCTCAACAACATCATGGCGAAGCTGGAGGGCCTGCAGGCGGGCTGCGTCGAGGCGCTGATGCTCAACCACAAGGGGGAGGTCGCCGAATGCACCGGCGACAACATCTTCGTGGTCCGCGGCGGCCGGCTGCTGACGCCGCCGCCCGATGCCGGGATCCTCGAGGGGATCACGCGCGGCGCCGTCATGGACCTGGCCCATGCCGCGGGCATCGACTGCCGTGAGACGACGCTCGTACGGCACGACCTGTACACCGCCGACGAATGCTTCCTCACCGGCACGGCGGCCGAGGTGATTCCCGTCGTCGATATCGACGGCCGGCCGATCGGCACCGGCACGCCCGGGCCGGTCACGGCCCGCCTGACGCGGGATTTTCATGCCCTCGTGCGGGCCTGA
- the lolD2 gene encoding lipoprotein-releasing system ATP-binding protein LolD 2 → MIDLAPGLLRVRDLKKSYRSGSGLLHVLRGVDFDLEPGGFVAVVGQSGSGKSTFLQLMGLLDAADSGAIELDGTRIDRLPARRRDQLRNTAIGMVFQAYHLLPELTALENVLAPLMVRHGVLDWLRVRSAARARARGLLERFGLGARLHHRPRQLSGGEMQRVAIARALVTQPRVLLADEPTGNLDEASGAGILDALCELNRVDGLSIVLVTHDAAIARRADRIVRLAAGRVAEA, encoded by the coding sequence ATGATTGACCTCGCTCCGGGACTGCTCCGGGTCCGCGACCTGAAGAAGAGCTACCGTTCCGGCTCGGGCCTGCTCCACGTCCTGCGCGGCGTCGACTTCGACCTCGAGCCGGGGGGCTTCGTGGCCGTCGTCGGCCAGAGCGGCTCCGGCAAGAGCACGTTCCTGCAGCTCATGGGCCTGCTCGACGCCGCCGACTCCGGCGCCATCGAGCTCGACGGCACGCGGATCGACCGCCTTCCGGCCCGGCGCCGCGACCAGCTGCGCAACACCGCCATCGGCATGGTCTTCCAGGCCTATCACCTGCTGCCGGAGTTGACCGCCCTGGAGAACGTGCTCGCCCCGTTGATGGTGCGGCACGGCGTGCTCGACTGGCTCCGCGTCCGGTCCGCCGCGCGGGCCCGTGCCCGCGGGCTCCTCGAACGCTTCGGGCTCGGCGCCCGGCTTCACCACCGCCCCCGGCAGCTCTCCGGCGGCGAGATGCAGCGGGTGGCGATCGCCCGGGCCCTCGTCACCCAGCCCCGGGTGCTGCTCGCCGACGAGCCGACCGGCAACCTCGACGAGGCCAGCGGTGCGGGAATCCTCGATGCGCTCTGCGAGTTGAACCGCGTGGATGGCCTTTCTATAGTCTTGGTCACCCACGACGCCGCGATCGCCAGGCGGGCCGACCGGATCGTGCGGCTGGCGGCGGGCCGCGTCGCGGAGGCCTGA
- the lolC gene encoding membrane protein, which translates to MYKLLLCWRYLRTRWIALASVVSVTLGVATMIVVNAVMAGFSHEMQDRIHGILSDIVFATHSDSGFQDPDWHMREIRRVAGDAIAGMTPTVTTPAMISFQIRGQNVLRPIMLVGIDEATHAQVSDFGRFLQHPDNRRQLSFDLREAGYDTIDSQADGPTPEPTRPALGTAGWGHRRRFAEWERLRRVEAEKTALPETKVGTQARPAISVDRQVDLVLASTGTDGPPDAAGREPAPPAAITPTERSAADEPAPTEPPARPADAPAADPFLAARPDTEPAADPATAQFTGVVPGFGLMSFRDTKGIDRFLKLPGDDVKIMTTTAGTPPKAVSDTFTIVDFYESKMSEYDTNFVFVPIAAVQRMRGMIDPQSGLTSVNQIQIRLAPGADLVTVRDRLRSVFSPELYDIATWRDRQGPLLAAVEMEMSVLNILLFLIIAVAGFGILAIFFMIVVEKTRDIGILKSLGAGASGIAGIFLGYGLFLGLVGAGAGLGLGLAFVRNLNQIRGLVEWLSGRQVFDPSIYYFHKIPTIVDPETVAWIIVGAVAIAVAASVLPALRAARLHPVEALRHD; encoded by the coding sequence ATGTACAAGCTCCTCCTCTGCTGGCGCTACCTCCGCACCCGCTGGATCGCGCTGGCGAGCGTGGTCAGCGTCACGCTCGGCGTGGCCACGATGATCGTGGTCAACGCCGTGATGGCGGGCTTCTCCCATGAGATGCAGGACCGGATCCACGGCATCCTCTCCGACATCGTCTTCGCAACCCACTCCGACTCCGGCTTCCAGGATCCCGACTGGCACATGCGCGAGATCCGCCGGGTCGCCGGGGACGCCATCGCCGGGATGACGCCGACGGTGACCACGCCGGCGATGATCAGCTTCCAGATCCGCGGCCAGAACGTCCTCCGGCCGATCATGCTCGTCGGCATCGACGAGGCGACCCATGCGCAGGTCAGCGACTTCGGCCGCTTCCTCCAGCATCCCGACAACCGCCGCCAGCTGTCCTTCGACCTGCGCGAGGCTGGTTACGACACGATCGACAGCCAGGCCGACGGGCCGACGCCCGAGCCGACCCGGCCGGCGCTGGGAACGGCCGGCTGGGGCCACAGGCGGCGGTTCGCCGAATGGGAGCGGCTGCGCCGCGTTGAGGCGGAGAAGACCGCGCTGCCGGAGACGAAGGTCGGGACGCAGGCCCGCCCTGCGATCTCGGTCGATCGCCAGGTCGATCTCGTCCTCGCCTCGACGGGCACGGACGGCCCCCCCGACGCCGCCGGTCGGGAACCGGCTCCGCCGGCGGCGATCACCCCGACGGAACGGTCGGCCGCCGACGAGCCGGCCCCGACCGAGCCGCCCGCGCGGCCCGCCGACGCGCCGGCGGCCGACCCGTTTCTCGCCGCCCGGCCCGACACCGAGCCCGCGGCCGACCCGGCGACCGCCCAGTTCACCGGCGTCGTGCCCGGCTTCGGCCTGATGAGCTTCCGTGATACCAAGGGCATCGACCGGTTCCTCAAGCTCCCGGGCGACGACGTGAAGATCATGACCACGACCGCCGGCACGCCGCCCAAGGCGGTCAGCGACACGTTCACGATCGTCGATTTCTACGAGAGCAAGATGAGCGAGTACGACACGAACTTCGTCTTCGTGCCGATCGCCGCGGTGCAGCGGATGCGCGGGATGATCGACCCGCAGAGCGGCCTGACGAGCGTCAATCAGATCCAGATCCGGCTCGCTCCCGGCGCCGACCTGGTGACCGTCCGCGACCGGCTGCGCAGCGTCTTCTCTCCCGAACTCTACGACATCGCCACGTGGCGCGACCGGCAGGGGCCGCTCTTGGCCGCCGTGGAGATGGAGATGTCAGTGCTCAACATCCTCCTGTTTTTGATCATCGCCGTGGCCGGCTTCGGCATCCTCGCCATCTTCTTCATGATCGTGGTGGAGAAGACGCGGGACATCGGCATCCTCAAGTCGCTCGGCGCCGGTGCGTCGGGCATCGCCGGCATCTTTCTCGGCTACGGCCTGTTCCTCGGCCTCGTCGGCGCGGGGGCGGGCCTCGGCCTCGGGCTGGCCTTCGTGCGGAACCTGAACCAGATCCGCGGTCTCGTCGAATGGCTCTCCGGCCGCCAGGTCTTCGACCCCTCGATCTACTACTTCCACAAGATCCCCACGATCGTCGATCCGGAGACGGTGGCCTGGATCATCGTCGGCGCCGTGGCGATCGCCGTGGCGGCGAGCGTGCTGCCGGCGCTGCGGGCGGCCCGGCTCCACCCCGTGGAGGCCCTGCGGCATGATTGA